The Amblyomma americanum isolate KBUSLIRL-KWMA chromosome 5, ASM5285725v1, whole genome shotgun sequence genome window below encodes:
- the LOC144133509 gene encoding acetylcholinesterase-like, protein MGALLAAALLLFVVAVTCAGAYDVEKATRLGRVGGNRLELLGRTVEEYRGIPYAKPPVGRLRFLPPQAARPWEGTLDATSRRTACPQVVVSSFMAGDVEYTEDCLHLNVWSPVPRAGDYAPVVMWIHGGGFTQGCASYDNYTGAAMAANTGLVVVTVNYRLGILGFLNAESPEAPGNMGLMDQHMALKWIQENIREFGGDPSRVTILGESAGAMSAHAHVLSPMSRGLFRRAYMMSGNLLTPDFLEATHKSISKGDAVATVVGCAGGERSLVSNPEEVIECLRTKRAEELVVATTEALAPKVFHFLPTFHNEFLPKVPSGAVRKGFFNTIDLVVGVTEDEGVLALIYPMREELLPDDLDDLEDDHFKHSLHEGIFSWLQMDFSEMLEEYTAEAKDKTSLRRSYVDYLSDSVFVCPMHLTAEGHSNRGQSVYSYVFGHLSTKSPLPSWMGAPHALDINYVFGIPLVDQERFNAEDAAVSEAVLTGLSTFATTGVPRLPGNKPWPKYTSDNPVSLYIDYENTTDIAGFRTKQCDAWRPYL, encoded by the exons ATGGGCGCATTACTGGcggccgctttgctgctgttcgTGGTCGCGGTTACGTGCGCGGGTGCGTACGACGTGGAGAAGGCAACCAGACTGGGCCGCGTCGGGGGCAACCGGCTCGAGCTGCTGGGCCGCACCGTGGAGGAGTACCGCGGCATACCGTACGCGAAGCCACCCGTGGGCAGGCTGCGCTTCCTCCCGCCACAGGCGGCGCGGCCCTGGGAAGGCACCCTGGACGCCACGAGCAGGAGGACCGCCTGCCCacag GTCGTCGTCAGCTCCTTTATGGCTGGCGACGTCGAGTACACGGAAGACTGCCTGCACCTAAACGTCTGGAGTCCCGTGCCTCGCGCCGGGGACTACGCTCCCGTGGTCATGTGGATCCACGGAGGCGGCTTCACGCAGGGTTGCGCCAGCTACGACAACTACACGGGCGCTGCCATGGCCGCGAATACAGGCCTCGTAGTGGTAACCGTAAACTACAGGCTCGGTATCCTCGGGTTCCTGAACGCCGAGTCTCCGGAGGCGCCCGGCAACATGGGCTTGATGGACCAGCACATGGCGCTCAAGTGGATCCAGGAGAACATCCGCGAGTTTGGCGGCGACCCGTCCAGAGTCACCATCCTTGGGGAGAGTGCGGGCGCAATGAGCGCTCACGCGCACGTCCTCTCCCCCATGAGTCGCGGTCTCTTCAGGAGGGCGTACATGATGAGCGGCAACTTGCTCACTCCAGACTTCTTAGAAGCCACGCATAAGAGCATAAGCAAGGGCGACGCCGTCGCCACGGTCGTGGGCTGTGCCGGCGGGGAACGAAGCCTAGTCTCGAACCCAGAGGAAGTCATCGAGTGCCTTCGGACCAAGCGGGCCGAAGAACTTGTGGTTGCTACGACCGAGGCGTTGGCACCCAAGGTGTTTCACTTCCTTCCCACCTTCCACAACGAGTTCCTGCCCAAGGTTCCATCGGGCGCGGTCAGGAAAGGGTTCTTCAACACTATCGACCTCGTCGTGGGTGTCACTGAGGATGAAGGAGTTTTGGCCCTCATTTATCCCATGAGAGAAGAACTGCTTCCAGACGACTTGGACGACCTGGAAGACGACCACTTCAAGCATTCCTTGCACGAGGGCATCTTCTCCTGGCTCCAGATGGACTTCTCGGAGATGCTGGAGGAATACACGGCCGAGGCTAAGGACAAGACGTCGCTGAGGCGCAGCTACGTCGACTACCTGTCGGACTCGGTCTTCGTATGCCCCATGCATCTCACCGCCGAGGGTCATTCGAATCGGGGCCAGTCCGTGTATTCCTACGTTTTCGGCCATCTGTCTACGAAAAGTCCGCTACCTTCTTGGATGGGCGCTCCGCACGCGTTGGACATAAACTACGTCTTCGGAATCCCTCTTGTTGACCAGGAACGCTTCAACGCCGAAGACGCTGCCGTTTCAGAGGCGGTACTGACGGGCTTGTCGACATTCGCTACTACAGG GGTTCCACGGCTTCCCGGCAACAAGCCATGGCCCAAATACACCAGCGACAACCCAGTCTCACTTTATATCGACTATGAAAACACCACCGATATCGCCGGTTTCCGCACGAAACAGTGCGATGCCTGGAGGCCTTACCTCTAG